The following proteins come from a genomic window of Paenibacillus spongiae:
- a CDS encoding DnaD domain protein yields MNYLREMNAFFDWLETNPLEASTQTLWFHLMATANKSGWPEWFTVANPLLQAKVGVTENTLTKHRNYLVQKGRIEYISQGKKKAGKYRLIPLTSKNEVNREEKYEAKYEANHEVKGSALFKLNETKPDSGEPSEIVDLNFMKAIRALENLFPGRISSTVAQELSGFMDEGIEVSVITHAVDLTRQKRKDIRYLWGILQNCLDRGIRTLTAFKEAESQKFNRTGSSNQKDRAAYFEQKAREAELEEV; encoded by the coding sequence ATGAATTATTTGCGCGAGATGAACGCCTTCTTCGATTGGCTCGAAACAAATCCGTTGGAAGCATCCACACAAACTTTGTGGTTTCACCTTATGGCGACTGCAAATAAGAGTGGATGGCCAGAGTGGTTTACAGTAGCTAATCCCCTGTTACAGGCAAAAGTAGGCGTCACCGAGAACACCCTGACGAAGCACCGTAACTATTTGGTCCAGAAAGGTAGGATCGAATACATAAGCCAGGGCAAGAAAAAAGCCGGAAAGTATCGCCTTATTCCTCTTACCTCAAAAAATGAGGTAAACCGTGAGGAAAAGTATGAGGCAAAGTATGAGGCAAACCATGAGGTAAAAGGTTCAGCATTATTTAAACTAAACGAAACTAAACCAGATAGTGGTGAACCGTCTGAAATTGTGGACCTGAATTTCATGAAGGCGATTAGAGCTCTCGAAAATCTGTTTCCAGGCAGAATCAGTTCAACCGTTGCACAGGAGTTGTCCGGCTTCATGGATGAGGGCATTGAGGTTAGCGTTATTACCCATGCTGTTGATCTCACGAGACAGAAACGCAAGGATATCCGCTATCTATGGGGTATCCTCCAGAATTGCTTAGATCGAGGGATAAGGACACTTACGGCTTTTAAAGAGGCCGAAAGCCAGAAGTTCAACCGAACTGGATCTAGCAATCAAAAGGATCGTGCAGCCTATTTTGAACAGAAAGCGAGGGAAGCCGAGCTTGAAGAAGTCTGA
- a CDS encoding helix-turn-helix domain-containing protein, producing MTAGMLLKTVREKAGISQEKLARLLHRTQSCISKIEQDKKTLDVTTFVNWTKITNASEAGIAFLYGIDPATIMQSVLQVTGAA from the coding sequence ATGACCGCTGGAATGCTATTAAAAACTGTTCGTGAGAAAGCCGGGATCAGCCAAGAGAAACTGGCTCGGCTTCTCCATCGAACTCAGTCATGTATAAGCAAAATCGAGCAAGACAAAAAAACACTTGATGTCACAACGTTTGTGAACTGGACGAAGATCACGAACGCGTCAGAAGCAGGAATTGCTTTTTTGTATGGGATTGACCCAGCAACCATTATGCAATCAGTATTACAAGTCACTGGTGCAGCTTAA
- a CDS encoding helix-turn-helix domain-containing protein has translation MQSTQDQSELIRAIVLEELAKRPAIKRATVDAKEAAEYLGISHDTLMNDVRAGKVPHIKLRGRYVFRLSTLDEFMDELERSSLRENLDQIKETVEVFKPTELRHRVWRAK, from the coding sequence ATGCAAAGCACCCAGGACCAATCCGAACTAATCCGTGCAATCGTGTTAGAGGAATTAGCAAAACGACCAGCCATCAAGCGTGCGACAGTTGATGCAAAGGAAGCTGCTGAATACCTCGGTATCAGCCATGATACCTTGATGAATGATGTCCGAGCCGGGAAGGTTCCTCATATTAAGCTTCGCGGAAGGTATGTTTTCCGGCTGTCGACACTGGATGAATTTATGGACGAATTGGAACGGTCTAGTCTCCGGGAAAATTTAGATCAAATTAAAGAAACGGTTGAGGTCTTTAAACCGACGGAATTAAGGCATCGTGTTTGGCGAGCAAAATAA
- a CDS encoding helix-turn-helix domain-containing protein, with the protein MLVNYEKLRKMRIDKKIPLHEMAQALGLRTPGGYSRIETGENELKAKHLPAIAEKFGVNLNELNDVIFFQAKFEQSSKLLQIDSA; encoded by the coding sequence ATGCTTGTTAATTATGAAAAGCTTAGAAAAATGCGGATTGATAAAAAAATTCCACTCCATGAAATGGCACAAGCCCTCGGCCTCCGAACCCCAGGTGGATATTCTCGAATTGAGACAGGTGAGAACGAATTAAAGGCAAAACATCTACCTGCAATTGCAGAGAAATTCGGAGTTAACCTAAATGAGTTGAATGATGTTATTTTTTTTCAAGCAAAATTTGAGCAAAGCTCAAAATTATTACAAATTGATTCTGCTTAA
- a CDS encoding helix-turn-helix domain-containing protein, which yields MSLGKRIKKLRRDAKLTQKDLSTKLDVDHTTVSKWEADIYEPNAETLDKLATLFSTSVDRLLGRSDELLVTQSEDQKKIEKDEAGFGRAFFGGADNYTEEELEVARAAARAAVEALRKVRNQQDNKK from the coding sequence TTGTCCCTAGGAAAAAGAATTAAGAAGCTCAGACGAGATGCAAAACTTACTCAGAAAGACCTTTCCACAAAACTTGATGTTGATCATACAACGGTTTCTAAATGGGAAGCTGATATATATGAGCCAAATGCAGAAACTCTTGATAAATTGGCCACCCTGTTTAGTACCTCTGTCGACCGATTGCTCGGAAGATCCGATGAGTTACTCGTTACGCAAAGTGAAGATCAAAAAAAGATTGAAAAGGATGAAGCAGGTTTCGGTAGGGCTTTTTTCGGAGGAGCGGACAACTATACTGAGGAAGAACTTGAAGTTGCCCGAGCAGCAGCAAGGGCTGCTGTTGAGGCCCTACGAAAAGTAAGAAACCAGCAAGATAATAAAAAATAG
- a CDS encoding ImmA/IrrE family metallo-endopeptidase — translation MSSFTLDLYKPNEIELWIAKQYRMNGILSSTDMDIDRIATIFGIHVRTYDGPTFTEWLDGEYALIFLNSFQTEKKLRKAFFHELCHPLRHAGRQDSQHMSQALRDLQEAQAASFQLYASMPWYMLYEFEGFSNDSLYIKRLSEAFRLPLTFVNSRIEQIYRRISQASYDRNMSVLFSSYRSLSYRTEIDDLDNQSSNYQEYDQPLSILYKYDGFYRRDMPQYIILDTGSVNWEKTLFIEIKAPFEDSVYDELSSDQIVIVVPKQVYVVMDDDKTGCIGINMPLLKEYMENTIDFVKLGHTHTDIERLSIKIKDLEEMLFSDIGSTIQRSKLQEEWF, via the coding sequence ATGAGCAGTTTTACTTTAGACCTTTATAAGCCAAATGAAATTGAGCTGTGGATCGCTAAGCAGTATCGTATGAATGGCATCTTATCTTCAACAGATATGGATATTGATCGAATAGCAACTATATTTGGCATACATGTCCGAACATACGATGGACCAACATTTACTGAATGGTTAGATGGTGAATATGCCTTGATTTTTCTAAACAGCTTCCAGACAGAGAAGAAGCTTCGAAAAGCATTTTTCCATGAGTTGTGTCACCCTCTTCGTCACGCAGGCCGTCAGGATAGTCAGCATATGAGCCAAGCTCTTCGGGATCTCCAAGAAGCACAAGCGGCGAGTTTTCAACTCTACGCAAGCATGCCTTGGTATATGCTTTATGAGTTCGAAGGATTTTCTAATGACTCTTTATATATAAAACGTCTCTCTGAGGCTTTCAGGCTGCCTCTAACGTTCGTGAATAGTCGAATCGAACAGATATACCGACGCATATCACAAGCGTCTTACGATCGAAATATGAGCGTCTTGTTTTCGAGTTATAGATCACTCTCCTATCGAACTGAAATCGATGACCTCGATAATCAATCATCGAATTATCAGGAATACGACCAACCGCTATCCATCCTGTATAAGTACGACGGCTTTTATAGGCGAGATATGCCTCAATACATAATTTTAGATACTGGCTCAGTTAATTGGGAAAAGACTCTCTTTATCGAAATCAAGGCTCCATTCGAAGATTCCGTCTATGACGAACTGTCTTCGGATCAGATCGTCATCGTTGTTCCGAAACAAGTTTATGTGGTTATGGATGACGACAAAACTGGCTGTATTGGTATTAACATGCCCTTATTGAAAGAGTACATGGAGAATACTATCGATTTTGTGAAACTTGGACATACCCATACTGATATTGAACGCCTTTCAATCAAGATCAAGGACCTGGAAGAGATGCTTTTTAGCGACATTGGATCCACGATCCAAAGAAGCAAACTACAAGAGGAGTGGTTTTGA
- a CDS encoding tyrosine-type recombinase/integrase: MATKEKRGKNSWRLTVEAGTDANGERIRRRKTITVDDPSILRSARRLEDYLDLELAKFRIEVEAGEYIAPEKMQFVRFVELWLDKHAKKEYSPRTLVNYISRLETHIVPRFGHMMIDKIKPMHVVSFKDYLSTPEARLDGKNSPLSESSQLFIFKVLHAVMNSAKEWRVIPENPVDAVSPPKVMKKKKDVYGEEEAILAIQALLNLPKLWMLYFLGAMMGGFRRGELLALEWPDVDFERNALMIRQSISWTEGGEAAVKGTKEDTEEWVTMPYWYMGMLRQYQAEWDEEREMIEDEDWQGGNKSYVFHSGYGRPYYHDTPTGTWRKFLKNNNLRPVRLHDLRHTAATLLLEDGVDLKLIQERLRHARHETTADFYAHVTKKASRGVADRLEKFNPTNLGPLGPNWGQDSTIDPNNTLLRPPGKRKKA; this comes from the coding sequence ATGGCTACGAAAGAAAAGCGAGGTAAGAATTCATGGAGGCTTACTGTGGAGGCAGGAACGGATGCTAATGGTGAACGTATTCGCCGGCGAAAAACCATTACAGTGGATGACCCTTCGATCCTCCGATCGGCGCGGCGTCTCGAAGATTATCTCGATCTTGAACTTGCAAAATTTAGGATTGAGGTTGAAGCAGGCGAATACATAGCGCCGGAGAAGATGCAGTTTGTTAGATTCGTCGAGTTGTGGCTTGATAAGCATGCGAAGAAAGAATACTCACCACGAACACTGGTTAATTACATATCACGGTTAGAAACGCATATAGTTCCGCGATTTGGACACATGATGATTGATAAAATCAAACCCATGCATGTTGTCTCTTTCAAAGATTATCTAAGCACGCCTGAGGCGCGTCTCGATGGAAAGAACAGCCCTCTTTCCGAAAGTTCGCAATTATTTATTTTCAAGGTACTTCATGCTGTCATGAATTCGGCCAAAGAATGGCGAGTCATTCCAGAGAATCCCGTCGATGCTGTATCACCTCCAAAAGTTATGAAGAAGAAAAAGGATGTGTACGGCGAAGAAGAAGCAATACTTGCAATCCAAGCATTACTTAATCTGCCCAAACTGTGGATGCTTTATTTCCTCGGTGCCATGATGGGTGGATTCCGCCGCGGTGAGCTCCTAGCACTCGAGTGGCCAGATGTTGACTTTGAACGTAATGCGCTCATGATACGTCAAAGCATATCATGGACAGAGGGAGGCGAAGCAGCGGTCAAAGGAACGAAAGAAGATACAGAGGAATGGGTTACAATGCCTTATTGGTATATGGGCATGTTACGGCAATATCAAGCCGAGTGGGATGAAGAGCGCGAGATGATTGAAGATGAAGATTGGCAAGGTGGAAATAAGTCCTACGTATTTCACTCTGGATATGGTCGCCCATATTACCATGATACGCCGACTGGAACCTGGAGAAAGTTTCTGAAGAACAATAATCTGAGGCCGGTCCGATTACATGACCTTCGCCATACAGCTGCGACACTTCTCCTTGAAGATGGCGTTGATCTGAAATTGATACAAGAGCGGCTGCGGCATGCCAGACACGAAACAACGGCCGACTTCTATGCACACGTAACGAAGAAAGCTAGCCGCGGGGTTGCTGATCGTTTAGAAAAATTCAATCCAACGAACTTGGGGCCATTGGGGCCTAATTGGGGCCAAGATTCTACAATCGACCCCAATAACACACTTCTTAGACCTCCAGGCAAAAGGAAAAAGGCTTGA
- a CDS encoding TetR/AcrR family transcriptional regulator, whose product MEGKKQQIIQAAIKCFSEKGFRGTSIQDIADSIGIAKGSLYFYFKSKDDLLLSIIKYWLKNINDDFQELIERDDLSSDDLLREHVILSYRIYDKHSSFFSIMMQERFEVNAELHELIVGARRQGLYYTYQLIVRVYGESVRPYACDAAVIFQAIMDGYLSLVVMGIQTFDNEKLASYVRDRTHVLITQLIQSKADIVLGDETLEQWSASVLAGQGGKTGILLEIDALKKTADQAGLQEDDLEEIQSTLEVLAAEFDKAEPQPVVIKGMVALLKSVPSAKIKKQVLHLESQILELL is encoded by the coding sequence TTGGAAGGAAAAAAACAGCAAATCATTCAAGCCGCAATCAAGTGCTTTTCAGAAAAAGGCTTTCGGGGCACTTCGATTCAGGATATAGCGGACTCGATCGGGATTGCGAAAGGATCGCTATACTTTTATTTCAAGTCCAAAGATGATCTTCTCTTGTCGATCATCAAATATTGGTTGAAAAACATTAATGACGATTTTCAAGAGCTTATAGAACGGGACGATCTGTCATCGGATGATTTGCTCCGCGAGCATGTCATTTTGAGCTATCGCATCTATGACAAACACAGCAGCTTCTTCTCGATCATGATGCAGGAGAGATTTGAAGTAAATGCCGAGCTGCATGAATTGATCGTAGGCGCACGCAGGCAGGGGCTCTATTACACCTATCAGCTCATCGTGCGGGTATACGGAGAGTCTGTAAGGCCGTATGCCTGCGATGCGGCGGTAATCTTTCAAGCCATCATGGACGGCTACTTGAGCCTTGTCGTCATGGGCATCCAAACCTTCGACAACGAGAAGCTGGCCAGTTATGTGCGGGATCGGACCCATGTGCTGATCACTCAGCTGATTCAATCGAAAGCGGATATCGTCCTGGGTGACGAAACGCTGGAACAATGGAGCGCGTCCGTCTTGGCCGGTCAAGGCGGGAAGACGGGGATCCTTCTGGAAATCGACGCCTTGAAGAAGACAGCGGATCAAGCCGGTCTGCAAGAAGATGATCTGGAGGAGATTCAATCGACGCTGGAGGTGCTCGCTGCCGAATTCGATAAAGCGGAGCCTCAACCTGTCGTGATCAAAGGCATGGTGGCTTTGCTGAAGTCTGTACCTTCGGCGAAGATTAAGAAGCAGGTGCTGCACCTGGAGAGTCAAATATTGGAGCTGCTATAA